GAAAATTTCACGTGCTTTTTCCACGTCCTCTTTCACGCCTTTGCCCTCAGCTAGCATAATAGCGTAGTTGTTGCAGCCCTTTTCATAGGCGTATATACACGCTTGCTCGTAAAGTTTTGTCGCTTTTGTAAGGTTTTGATCAACGCCTTGCCCATAAACATATAAAAAGCCAAGATTATCACATCCTATGCCAGCTTCGTTTGCGCAGGCCATCTCGTAGTATGTTTTGGCTTTTGCGTAGTCTTTCTCGGCGCCTTCGCCTTGAGCATACAAGTAGCCAAGGTTGCTACATCCTATGCCATCACCTGCTTTGCAAGCCTTTTCATAGAGCTCTTTTGCCTTTTTTAGGTCTTTTTCCACGCCAGTGCCGTTTGCATAAAGCAAGCCAAGCTCGGTGCAGCCCTCGTTGTCGCTGCATGCCTTTTCATATAGTTTGACCGCTTTTGTTAGGTCTTTTTCTACGCCTTTGCCCTTTTCATATACATAGCCAAGGTTGCTGCAAGCCATAGAGAAATTTTGATCGCAAGCCTTTTCATAAAGCATAGCCGCCTTTGCCTCGTCCTTTTTGACGTTGCCATCACCCCTGCTGTAAAGCACAGCTAGGTTGTAGCAGCCTGATGCCTTTTTCTCTTTATCGCAAGCATCTTCATAAATTTGCGCTAGTTTGTTGTGATCATCTTTTGCGCTTAAAGCCTCTTTGATGTAGCCAGCATTTAAAACGCACAAACTAGCAGCCAATAAAACCAAACTCTTCTTCATCATATCTCCTAAACTACTTTTATATCTCTGCCGCGGTAGGCTAGGGCGATCAGCAAGGCAAGAGCCGCCAAGATCAAGTATATTAGCCCAGAAACGCCAAAGCTCTCGCCATTTGCGTATGAGTGAAGCCCGCTAAGGTAGAAATTTACTCCAAAATATGTAAAAAGCACCGAAGCAAATGATAGCACGCTAGCCGTTAAAAAGGTAAAAACGCCCCTTAGTTTTGGTATAAATCTTAGATGAAGCACTATGGCATAGACGATGATCGTGATGTATGACCAGCTCTCTTTGCTGTCCCAGCCCCAGTATCTGCCCCAGCTCTCATTCGCCCAGACGCCACCTAAGAAATTTCCGATAGTTAGCAAGCTAAGTCCAATAATAAGGCTTAGCTCGTCGGTGGCGGCAAGGTATCTTATCTGCTCGCTAAGTTTTTGCTCGTTTTTGTCATTTTTTAGAGCCATTAATATAAGTCCCACAAGCCCTAGCACAAAGCCAAAGCCCAAAAAGCCGTAGCTTGCGGTGATAACGCTTACATGCACGCTAAGCCAAAATGACTTTAAAACTGGGACTAAATTTGTTATCTGTGGGTTTATAAAATTTAGATGAGCAACGAGCAAGCTAACACTTGCAAAGAGCGAAGCAGCGCCTAGTGCGAAGCTTTGATGCTTGAAAAACAGCACTCCAGCTAGCACGCTTATAAGCGAGATATAGACTAAACTCTCATAAGCATCACTCCAAGGTGCGTGACCTGAGATGTAAGCGCGTAGGGCTAAATTTAGAGCATGCACCGCAAAGGCAGTGAAAAACGCAAGGCTAAGCGCTCTTTCAAATCTAAATTTCCTCCCAAAAAATATCCTGTAAAAGCCAAGGGCGAGCGAAGCAAGAGCTAGGATCATGTAAAAATAGATAAGAAATTTAAATATCTCCATTTGATTGTAAAGCACTTCAATGCTGGCCTTTGTCTCGCTTGGCGCAAGAGAGCCTAGAGTGCTTCTTTGATAGCTTGAAATTTGCTCCAAACTCTTATCAGCATCCGCGCACTCGCCACTTTTTACGCAAAGGCTTAAATTTTCTATGTAAGCGCCTAAAACGCTTTTAAACTCGTTTGAAATTTCA
This genomic stretch from Campylobacter concisus harbors:
- a CDS encoding SEL1-like repeat protein codes for the protein MMKKSLVLLAASLCVLNAGYIKEALSAKDDHNKLAQIYEDACDKEKKASGCYNLAVLYSRGDGNVKKDEAKAAMLYEKACDQNFSMACSNLGYVYEKGKGVEKDLTKAVKLYEKACSDNEGCTELGLLYANGTGVEKDLKKAKELYEKACKAGDGIGCSNLGYLYAQGEGAEKDYAKAKTYYEMACANEAGIGCDNLGFLYVYGQGVDQNLTKATKLYEQACIYAYEKGCNNYAIMLAEGKGVKEDVEKAREIFTKSCKNGLKEACENLEILGKN